In one window of Gudongella oleilytica DNA:
- a CDS encoding ABC transporter substrate-binding protein, with the protein MKSKMTKRAVSILIILTMVLSIAGCGTKEEAGAETINVGAIFNLTGGQASIDEPSYNGFKLAADEINAAGGINGKMINVVSYDGKTEQTTVASNVKKMIDVDKCVVISGLSDSNYALAAGNVAQEKGIPFITSGATLPTLPDQVGDFAFLAPFGDDIQAYAAAEYAIDELGVTKAYMLIDQSMEFTKTLAFFFEERFVEKGGEIVLKDNYMNKDPDFSAQIDRFLANQNGAEILFISGVPDDAGVVVKQFRDKGVTLPVISGDGFDTPLLIEVAGPAAEDTYVATHTSLENTDEKVQNFVKAYNDAYGRAPENAFAALGYDAMYLIADALGRATDVTDPTAIRDAIAQTKGLEVVTGVITYEDGSHVPNKSVTINKVEGGKFVFQKEVSMSN; encoded by the coding sequence GTGAAAAGCAAAATGACTAAAAGAGCAGTCTCCATTTTGATAATATTGACAATGGTACTATCAATAGCTGGCTGTGGTACAAAAGAGGAAGCCGGGGCAGAGACAATAAACGTAGGTGCCATATTCAACCTCACTGGCGGACAGGCATCTATTGATGAGCCTTCGTACAACGGCTTCAAGCTGGCAGCAGATGAAATAAATGCTGCCGGAGGGATAAACGGCAAGATGATCAACGTAGTATCCTATGATGGAAAAACAGAGCAAACAACCGTTGCAAGTAACGTAAAGAAGATGATCGATGTTGACAAATGCGTTGTAATCTCAGGCTTGTCAGATTCCAACTACGCACTGGCAGCAGGAAACGTAGCCCAGGAGAAAGGTATCCCGTTCATTACATCAGGGGCAACTCTCCCGACACTGCCTGACCAGGTAGGAGATTTCGCATTCCTGGCTCCATTTGGCGACGACATCCAGGCATATGCAGCTGCAGAGTATGCAATCGATGAGCTGGGAGTAACAAAGGCATATATGCTGATCGACCAATCCATGGAGTTCACAAAGACCCTTGCATTCTTCTTTGAAGAGAGATTTGTTGAAAAGGGTGGGGAGATCGTACTTAAGGACAACTATATGAATAAGGATCCGGATTTTTCAGCTCAAATCGACAGATTCCTTGCTAATCAAAACGGAGCAGAAATACTATTCATATCAGGCGTTCCCGACGATGCAGGTGTTGTAGTAAAGCAATTCAGAGATAAGGGCGTAACACTTCCTGTAATAAGCGGTGACGGTTTCGACACTCCACTGCTAATTGAAGTAGCTGGTCCGGCTGCAGAGGATACTTATGTTGCAACCCATACTTCATTGGAGAACACAGACGAGAAAGTACAAAACTTCGTTAAGGCATATAACGATGCATATGGAAGAGCACCTGAAAATGCATTTGCAGCCCTTGGCTACGATGCAATGTATCTAATAGCCGATGCTTTGGGTAGAGCAACAGATGTAACCGATCCAACAGCAATAAGAGATGCAATCGCTCAAACAAAAGGACTTGAAGTGGTCACAGGAGTAATAACCTATGAGGACGGAAGTCATGTACCAAACAAATCAGTAACCATAAATAAAGTTGAAGGCGGTAAATTCGTATTCCAGAAGGAAGTCAGCATGTCCAACTAA
- a CDS encoding pectate lyase-like adhesive domain-containing protein: MTRIKKPLIFVLIISMLLGNVAIAADISAVTVSTYQELKKALETTTGSNVTLGANIVIPSSLRSDTAIIITGGTHTLNLNGFSITYTYVNDARENSGVPITQQGNNILTINGPGKITGGFVAIENTGDSLLVINGGDFVGQAASALRIMGVTVINSGTYTGRFGDVWLEDGILVDNAHAVDKINNPFKSSNAVIEYGTLTGNAKLHTLLVVNDLKIAEGSSLSLEQRGVLVVNGTLTGEKGIMHNGGMLIINGAVANPGYFNIALDMSLKSLEVPKGTTVMVMENNRLRIDGDLVVNGMLELRSGSHLIVDGNIYNNGMLHVETIENLRLNGSILGEGNTGGGLGGTSGGPGGPDTGRMERAANDLYALGLFKGTGTDALGRPKFDLLVAPTRQVALTMLVRLLGKEAEALSKTWEHPFTDVDQWAEPYVGYAFANGLTKGVSTDKFGANDLVTTYQYLTFALRALGYNDSEGDFRWDDPTPLTRELELTSDDYADNNKAFYRGDIAIISHMALQRSIKNGPVLMKYLIDSGAVNLEDVKAIGLDHLIY, translated from the coding sequence ATGACCAGGATAAAGAAGCCTTTGATCTTTGTTTTGATTATTTCAATGCTGTTGGGTAATGTCGCTATTGCAGCGGATATTTCAGCTGTTACAGTATCGACCTATCAGGAGTTAAAGAAGGCATTGGAGACGACCACAGGAAGCAATGTAACCCTTGGCGCAAATATCGTTATACCCTCGTCACTCAGGTCAGATACTGCAATAATCATAACAGGGGGAACTCACACACTGAACCTGAATGGATTTTCGATCACATATACCTACGTGAATGACGCCAGGGAAAACTCCGGAGTCCCAATTACTCAGCAGGGGAATAATATACTTACCATAAACGGTCCCGGTAAAATAACAGGCGGTTTTGTAGCCATAGAAAACACTGGTGACTCACTTTTGGTTATAAATGGAGGGGACTTTGTTGGACAAGCTGCATCAGCTTTAAGAATAATGGGTGTGACTGTTATAAACAGCGGGACCTATACGGGAAGATTCGGCGATGTATGGCTTGAGGATGGAATATTGGTCGATAACGCCCACGCTGTAGACAAAATCAACAATCCGTTCAAGAGCAGCAACGCAGTCATAGAATATGGAACACTTACGGGCAATGCAAAGCTCCATACTCTGCTGGTAGTAAATGACCTAAAGATAGCTGAAGGCTCATCCTTATCCCTGGAACAAAGAGGAGTCCTTGTAGTTAATGGAACTCTTACAGGTGAAAAGGGGATCATGCATAACGGTGGAATGCTTATCATAAACGGTGCAGTAGCGAATCCCGGCTACTTCAACATCGCCTTAGATATGAGTCTTAAGAGTCTTGAAGTCCCTAAGGGTACCACGGTTATGGTGATGGAGAACAACAGACTTAGGATAGATGGGGATCTTGTGGTAAATGGAATGCTGGAGCTTAGAAGCGGCAGCCATCTCATCGTTGATGGAAATATATACAACAATGGGATGCTTCACGTTGAAACCATAGAAAATCTAAGGCTGAATGGCAGCATTTTAGGAGAAGGAAACACAGGCGGAGGCTTGGGAGGCACATCTGGAGGACCTGGCGGTCCTGATACTGGAAGGATGGAGCGAGCCGCAAATGATCTTTATGCACTGGGTCTTTTTAAGGGGACAGGCACAGACGCCCTCGGAAGACCCAAGTTCGATCTGTTAGTGGCACCCACACGACAGGTTGCCTTGACGATGCTGGTAAGGCTCCTTGGCAAGGAGGCAGAAGCCTTGTCAAAGACCTGGGAACATCCGTTTACTGACGTCGACCAATGGGCAGAGCCCTATGTGGGCTATGCATTCGCGAACGGCTTGACCAAGGGTGTAAGCACCGATAAATTTGGTGCCAATGACCTGGTGACAACCTACCAATACCTGACATTTGCCTTAAGAGCTCTGGGCTATAATGATTCTGAAGGGGATTTCAGATGGGATGACCCAACACCTCTGACAAGGGAGCTCGAGCTGACATCAGATGATTACGCAGACAATAACAAAGCATTCTATAGAGGCGATATTGCAATAATATCCCACATGGCGCTGCAAAGATCAATAAAGAACGGACCCGTGCTGATGAAATACCTTATTGACTCAGGAGCCGTAAATCTTGAGGATGTTAAGGCTATAGGCCTGGATCATCTGATATATTGA
- a CDS encoding ABC transporter ATP-binding protein: protein MSILLETKALEMHFKGLRAVKGFDSTIEENKIYGLIGTNGAGKTTVINMLSGVLKPTSGNIFYMGNDITGMKPHKIARLGILRTYQNLRLFKKMTVIENVVIGAQIHRNYNNVQAILQLPAFKNEERELYEKAMDMLKIMGIDQMSQHVSGSLPYGAQRKLEIARILAASPKLLLLDEPAAGMNPHESAELIHILRNIRKQFNLTIVLIEHDMKVVMGLCDYIYAMAFGEVISKGLPEEIRNDPKVIEAFLGRAREHA, encoded by the coding sequence ATGAGCATTTTACTTGAGACCAAAGCTCTAGAGATGCATTTCAAGGGACTAAGAGCAGTAAAGGGTTTTGATTCAACGATTGAAGAGAACAAGATATATGGTTTGATAGGCACAAACGGTGCAGGGAAAACCACTGTAATAAACATGCTTTCAGGAGTATTAAAGCCTACCTCCGGAAATATTTTTTATATGGGCAACGACATAACAGGCATGAAGCCCCATAAGATAGCTAGGCTCGGAATACTGAGGACCTATCAGAATCTAAGGCTTTTTAAGAAAATGACTGTCATTGAGAATGTCGTTATTGGAGCACAGATCCATAGAAACTACAATAATGTTCAGGCTATTCTTCAGCTTCCGGCTTTTAAAAATGAAGAGAGAGAGTTGTATGAAAAGGCAATGGATATGCTTAAGATCATGGGAATAGATCAAATGTCTCAGCACGTATCCGGCTCACTGCCCTATGGAGCTCAAAGAAAACTTGAAATAGCCAGAATATTGGCTGCATCGCCTAAGCTGTTGCTGCTGGATGAACCGGCAGCCGGTATGAACCCCCATGAAAGTGCTGAATTGATACATATCTTGAGAAATATCCGTAAGCAGTTCAACCTTACGATCGTATTGATAGAGCATGACATGAAGGTAGTCATGGGATTATGTGACTATATCTACGCCATGGCCTTTGGCGAGGTAATTTCCAAGGGCTTGCCTGAAGAGATCAGGAATGACCCGAAGGTTATCGAGGCATTCCTGGGGAGGGCGAGAGAGCATGCTTAA
- a CDS encoding creatininase family protein — translation MANHELLKLTANQVKEGGYNKAILAIGSCEAHGKHLAEGTDTIVSYKLSCMIADKVDGLLVLPPVTVGYSAHYDTFPFTISLGYDTVTQVIYDIIESVLRNGVNRIFLMNGHDGNIAPMEIASRKIKEKYPQARIAALPAWWVTAGDLLPEGTFEVWNGLGHAGEGESSIAYYMFPEWCEKELATCVIPDKLPKYVEMKWDFAEITNTAQTGDATKATPEKGEKMTKVLVDAVVEAIKDLDSRNWDYTSTESETKL, via the coding sequence ATGGCTAATCACGAACTATTAAAGCTTACAGCTAATCAGGTTAAAGAAGGAGGCTATAACAAGGCGATACTTGCCATTGGATCATGCGAGGCCCATGGAAAGCACCTTGCCGAGGGAACTGACACCATAGTTTCGTACAAGCTTTCCTGCATGATTGCAGACAAGGTAGATGGGCTGCTTGTACTTCCTCCCGTAACAGTAGGGTACAGTGCACACTATGACACCTTTCCATTCACAATATCCCTTGGATATGATACTGTCACACAGGTTATTTATGACATAATCGAGTCTGTTCTAAGGAATGGCGTGAACAGGATATTCCTGATGAATGGCCACGACGGAAACATCGCCCCCATGGAGATCGCTTCAAGGAAAATAAAAGAAAAGTATCCCCAGGCAAGGATAGCAGCGCTGCCTGCATGGTGGGTAACAGCAGGAGACCTGCTGCCTGAGGGGACCTTCGAGGTTTGGAACGGGCTTGGGCATGCTGGTGAAGGCGAGTCCTCGATCGCATACTACATGTTCCCTGAATGGTGCGAGAAGGAACTCGCAACCTGTGTGATCCCGGACAAGCTTCCGAAGTATGTTGAAATGAAATGGGATTTTGCAGAGATAACAAATACTGCTCAAACCGGTGATGCAACTAAGGCAACTCCGGAAAAGGGTGAAAAAATGACAAAGGTCCTGGTAGATGCCGTAGTCGAGGCAATAAAGGACCTGGACTCAAGGAATTGGGATTACACTTCTACAGAATCGGAAACAAAACTGTAA
- a CDS encoding ABC transporter ATP-binding protein, producing the protein MLKIENLCVKYDSIRVVHNVSLDINDGEIVAMIGANGAGKSTILKTISGLLKAESGKITMDSEDITRVDSHVIVQRGIIQVPEGRQIFTKMTIEENLKLGAFLQKDKEKVERNFERVLTLFPILKERLKQTAGTLSGGEQQMLAIGRALMGAPRLLLLDEPSMGLSPLMTQNVFDVLRQLKKDGITMLLVEQNAYDALEISDRTYILETGVIKITGWSRELIEDPGIKKAYLGGEYDA; encoded by the coding sequence ATGCTTAAGATTGAGAACCTTTGCGTAAAATACGATTCCATAAGAGTGGTCCACAACGTTTCGCTGGACATAAATGACGGCGAGATCGTTGCAATGATAGGAGCAAACGGAGCTGGGAAAAGCACCATATTAAAGACCATATCAGGACTTTTGAAAGCAGAATCCGGTAAAATCACCATGGATAGCGAGGATATAACTCGTGTCGACAGTCATGTCATAGTCCAAAGAGGGATTATACAAGTACCGGAGGGCAGACAGATATTTACGAAAATGACCATAGAGGAAAATCTAAAGCTCGGAGCATTCCTGCAAAAGGATAAAGAGAAGGTTGAAAGGAATTTTGAAAGGGTACTGACGCTTTTTCCAATCCTTAAGGAGAGACTAAAGCAAACCGCAGGTACTCTTTCCGGAGGGGAGCAGCAAATGCTCGCAATAGGGAGGGCGCTTATGGGGGCTCCAAGGCTTTTACTCCTGGATGAGCCTTCAATGGGACTTTCTCCACTGATGACTCAAAATGTATTTGATGTACTTAGACAACTTAAAAAGGACGGGATCACAATGCTTCTCGTGGAGCAAAATGCTTATGATGCTCTTGAGATATCCGACCGGACATATATCCTTGAAACTGGAGTAATTAAGATAACTGGATGGAGCAGGGAGCTAATTGAGGACCCCGGGATCAAGAAAGCCTACCTGGGAGGTGAATACGATGCCTGA
- a CDS encoding branched-chain amino acid ABC transporter permease, producing MPDFGYFLSQLFNGIKLGSVYAMVAIGYSMVYGILRLINFAHGDIMTVGVYTILVLFTTYGMPLWLTIIISVALSIIVGLTAERVAYRPLRSSGEETTLISSLAVSILIQNIIVMVFSPQRVAFHLPDYLSKLHTFGTVRLSTMNIITFVAVFVILIALSYMIKNTRVGMAMRACSDNMNAARLMGINVTTIIVIAFAIGSALAALSGLMLAGEYKTIDPLMGFVPGLKAFCAAVLGGIGSLGGAVLGGFILGIIEMLFAGLMPTEITPYRDAFVFLVLILVLLIKPNGILGSNEGGRS from the coding sequence ATGCCTGATTTTGGATATTTTCTAAGTCAGCTGTTCAACGGCATAAAGCTTGGCAGCGTATACGCCATGGTTGCCATTGGTTACTCAATGGTTTACGGGATACTCAGGCTGATCAATTTTGCTCACGGAGACATAATGACCGTAGGGGTCTATACCATACTGGTCCTTTTCACGACCTATGGAATGCCATTGTGGCTGACCATAATCATTTCTGTTGCTCTCTCAATAATAGTCGGGCTAACTGCAGAAAGGGTGGCATACAGGCCATTAAGAAGCTCCGGAGAGGAAACTACACTTATATCGTCATTGGCTGTTTCGATACTTATTCAAAACATCATTGTGATGGTTTTTTCACCTCAAAGAGTCGCATTCCACCTCCCGGACTATCTGTCAAAGCTTCATACATTCGGGACAGTGAGATTATCGACGATGAATATCATAACCTTTGTGGCAGTTTTTGTAATACTTATTGCCCTGTCCTACATGATAAAGAATACAAGAGTTGGAATGGCTATGAGAGCATGCTCTGACAACATGAACGCAGCAAGGCTGATGGGGATCAACGTAACGACAATAATCGTCATCGCCTTTGCAATAGGCTCGGCATTGGCAGCTCTTTCAGGCCTGATGCTTGCAGGCGAATACAAGACAATAGATCCCCTGATGGGCTTTGTACCCGGACTTAAAGCATTCTGTGCAGCGGTTTTGGGAGGGATCGGAAGTCTTGGAGGAGCCGTTTTGGGAGGGTTCATTCTTGGAATCATTGAAATGCTCTTTGCAGGCTTGATGCCGACAGAGATAACTCCCTACAGAGATGCCTTTGTTTTCCTTGTTCTCATCCTGGTCCTCCTGATAAAGCCAAATGGAATACTTGGCTCCAACGAAGGGGGGCGAAGCTGA
- a CDS encoding branched-chain amino acid ABC transporter permease encodes MKLKDSNIFRLILFVLIPLAVIIYAGLDSGGYYAGLINLVGINIILVASLNLVNGFSGMFSMGHAAFMAIGAYTSATLTLNAAQKATYMPGLPEWLMNLVLPFPLALLAGGIFAAIVAILIGFPVLRFKGHYLSVATIGLIVIVRAVLDNEDQLTNGARGVTGLPPYASTWIIFTIVILVLYLLHRLINSAYGRGLIAMRDDYVAAQTLGVNLTTKKLSAFCISAFIAGVGGGLWGHMQSVISGKFFYIDYSFKIVQTSIIGGMSSLSGSVVGSILMTYIPEFLAPLENGLRIFGTRLPELYGISNIILSSFLIVLIIFRRQGIMGYSEIITESIFSLKTYKSVFDKSEYRIFMESLKGSIKSIGSIPTRISVWISNKKRKKKGE; translated from the coding sequence ATGAAGCTAAAAGACAGCAATATATTCCGCCTCATCCTGTTCGTGCTTATTCCGTTGGCAGTAATCATTTACGCAGGTCTTGACAGTGGAGGATATTACGCAGGGCTTATCAATCTGGTTGGCATCAACATAATCCTGGTTGCAAGCCTGAACCTTGTAAACGGCTTCTCAGGGATGTTTTCAATGGGACATGCAGCCTTCATGGCTATAGGGGCCTATACGTCTGCAACTCTGACCCTGAATGCAGCACAAAAGGCAACCTACATGCCTGGACTTCCCGAATGGCTTATGAACCTGGTTCTACCATTTCCTTTGGCACTTCTTGCAGGAGGTATATTCGCAGCAATAGTTGCAATACTTATAGGGTTTCCTGTATTGAGGTTCAAGGGGCATTATCTCTCAGTAGCCACTATCGGACTGATTGTAATTGTAAGGGCGGTATTGGACAACGAGGACCAGCTTACAAACGGGGCGAGGGGAGTGACTGGTCTTCCGCCGTATGCATCTACCTGGATCATTTTTACAATCGTGATCCTGGTTTTATACCTTCTTCACAGACTTATAAACAGCGCATACGGAAGAGGACTAATAGCCATGAGGGATGATTACGTAGCGGCGCAGACCTTGGGTGTAAATCTTACCACCAAAAAGCTGTCAGCCTTTTGCATAAGCGCATTTATTGCAGGAGTTGGAGGCGGCCTCTGGGGACATATGCAAAGTGTAATATCCGGAAAGTTTTTTTACATCGACTACAGCTTTAAAATAGTACAAACCTCCATAATTGGGGGGATGTCATCCCTTAGCGGATCAGTTGTGGGGTCTATCCTGATGACGTATATCCCGGAATTCCTGGCTCCGCTGGAGAACGGACTAAGGATATTCGGAACGAGACTACCTGAGCTATATGGAATATCAAACATCATTCTTTCGTCGTTTCTGATTGTTCTAATTATCTTCAGAAGGCAGGGAATCATGGGATATAGCGAGATAATAACTGAAAGCATATTCTCGCTTAAAACATACAAAAGCGTATTTGACAAAAGTGAATACAGGATATTCATGGAATCTCTAAAGGGCAGCATAAAAAGTATTGGCAGTATTCCGACACGAATAAGTGTCTGGATCTCAAATAAAAAAAGAAAAAAGAAGGGGGAGTAG